TCCTTGGCGAGACCCAGCAGTTCAAATATCTTGCGCATAAGGGCTGTGGCGTTTGCCTGCGGCCGCACATAAACATAAAAAACGAAGTTATTATAACAATGCCGTTTTCATCGGGCAAGCATTATTATTTTTGCAATCATTTTCTCTCTTTTGCGACAGCATATCCCAGCATATCCATGGCCGTATTTATCACGGTTTCCGGCGTTATGGTTTGCATGCAGGAATTGTCGCGGAACCGGCAGCGCGCCGAAAAACACGGCTGGCAGTGTAATTTGCCCTTCAAGACGGCATGATTCCGGCCGTAAGGACCGGTAAGGACCGGGTCGGTCGGACCGAACAACGCCAGGGTCGGCTTTCCAAAGGCCGCGGCCAGGTGCATCGGCCCGGAGTCATTGGTGAGCACCAGATCCATTTCGCGCAACAGTCCGGCCAGTTGCGGCAGAGTCGTTTTCCCGGCCAGGTTGACCGCCCGGCCGTTTAATTCCCGGGCGATTTCCGCCGCCGCCGGCCGGTCGCCGGCCGCGCCGAAAATATATATGGAAGCGTCCAGGTTTTCCTGCAATTCGCGGCCGGCGCGCGCGAATGACGCGCACGGCCAGTTCTTGCTCGGCCAGCGCGAGAAAGGCAGCATGGCAATGCGCGGCGCCGGCTCGCTGACCAGTTGAAAGGGAATGTTCATCGGAAAAACGGGAGGAAGAAGCGGCAGATGCAGATAACGCGCCACGTCCATAATCTCGTCAACCGCGTGGCGGTTTTTGTTTTTTTTCCCCGCCACGACCGTATAGAAAAGAAACGAGCCTTCGCGGTGGAACGAAGGCCCGATCCGTTGTTTTCCGCGCGCCAGGCGGTTGACGAGCGCGCTTTTCAGAATGCCCTGCAGGTCAATAATCATTTCGTATTGTTCCGCGCGGAGCAAACGGGTTTGCCGGATGAATTCAGCGGGCGCGCCGCGGCGCGGAAAAACAAGCGTCCGGCTGACGTCGGAAAAACATTTTACCAGCTCGGCATAAGCGGGATGAACCACCCAGTCAATTTCGGCCGGCAAGCCGTTTTTCAGGCAATGCGCCGCCGGCAGGGCGTGCAGGATGTCTCCCAGCGAGCTTAATTTCACTATCAGAATGCGCTTGGCGCCGTTTACCATGCCGGGTTTGCCTTTAAAATTTTACATTGCATAATCCGGAATTAAATAGTATATAGCAGGGGCAAATCAAGGAAAATCCAAACTGCACCCGAAAGGCACCGCATTGGCCAGGTTTCTGCTATATATGGCGTTTATCCTTTGCTTCGCCGGCTGTTCCGGCGACTCCGGTCCGCGGGCTATCCGGCGCGGAATGCGCGCTCTGGAAAAAGGAAGGCATGCCGAAAGCATAACGTGGTTTCAACGCGCCCTGCCCGGTATCACCTCCAACAACGAACGGGCGATTGTCTTGAACGGCATGGGCATTGCTTATTACCGTCTTGGGCGGAAAACCGGCGCCATGCGTCTGTTTGAGGAGTCCAGCGCGGCCGACGCCGGCGCGCCGGAACCGGTCTATAACCTGGGTATTGTCGCTTGGGAGAATGGGGACGGGGACAAGGCCGTCGCCTGCTTTGAAAAAGCGGCCATCCTGAACGAACGCGACCCGCGCGCGCTTGAATTCCTTGCCGTCATCCACGGCCGGCAGCGGCAATGGGACGACGCCCGGCGCGTCCTGAAGGAAGCCGCGCGGCATGCCCCTTCTTCGCCGCGCATTCTGTCTTCCCTGGCGGTGCTGGAAGTTGAGGCCGGCAATATCAACCGGGCATTGGAGCTGTTGCAGGAAGCCCTTGAGAAGGATGCTCATTATGCCCCGGCGGTTTATAACCTGGCCGTGATCAACCAGCGCTATCTGCGCAGGGACGATCAGGCTCTGCCGCTTTTTACCGAGTACTCAAAACTTGCGCCCTCCGGCCGCCAGGGCGACCAGGTCCGTTTGATTATCAAAAATCTGCAAAACAACCGGCCGCCGCAGCCGCCCCCCGCCGGCAAACCTTCTCCGGCGGCCGTATCCCCGCCGGCCGTAACCGCGGAAACCGCGGAAATTTCCGCCGCTCCATCCCGCCCGCCCGCGGCTGTTCCGGCGGTGGTTTACCCTTCCTTTGAGGAACTGATGCGGGTGGCGGAAAAGCTTGAAAAGCAGAACCGGCGGGAAGCGGCGTTCAACAATTATCTGCGCATCGCGCGCGCGGCCGAACAGTCCGGCAGGGCAACCGTGGCAAATCAGGCCGTGAAACGCGCCATTTCCCTGGCGGAGGGCAACGCGCAGGCGGCCTACGATCTCGGCGTTTATTTTGCGGAAAGAAATAAGAAGGAAGAGGCTTTGCCCTATTTTAAAGCCGCCCTGACTCAGGATGCAAACCCCTATCCGGCCGCCATGGCCCTGGCCAGGCTGGCCCTTGAAAAGAATGAATTTGACACGGCCATCATATCTCTCAAGAAGGCCGACGAGCTCAGGCCCGAAGACCCGGAAGCGCTCTGGCTCCTGGCCGGGCTTTACGACCAGCAGCTTTCCCTCACCAACTCCGCGGCGGCGGCCTATAATCAATTTGCCGCGCGTTTTCCGCATGATTCCCGCGCTCCCGAGGCGTTGGGCCGCCTGAAGGCCATGAATTTTGAGTTCAAGCCTCCGGAAAATTCGCCGGTCGCGCGGGATGGCAAGCCGCGCTCCTTCTGGGAAAGAATGTTCCGGAAACAAAACGCCGCGCGGCAATAATGTCTGTAACCAATGAAGCCGTATATTATTGATTTGCTGGTTGTCGCCGTTATTCTCTGGGAATTGTTGATGGGCTTGCGCCGCGGCCTTTCCGGGGAGTTGTTCCGGCTGCTGGTCACCGGCCTGGTCCTGGCCGCCGGGCTGGGTTTCTACGAAAAATTCGGCGACATGATCGCCAGTCATTCCCGCCTGACCGCAAATCCGGAGATGGCCGCGGCCCTGGCGTTTCTGCTGATCGTGGTCGGCGCGGGGGTCTGTTTCTTTTTTCTCCGCATTATTTGCACGCTCCTCGTAAACGTAAAATTCAACGATGCTTTTGACCGGCCGGCCGGGGCGGCGGCGGGCATTATGCGCGGCGGCCTGATTGCCGCGTTGTGGATATTTGCCGCCGGCCTCTGGCCGCACGGGCAATTGCGCCAGATGATACGGGTTGATTCATACGCCGGCAAAGCCGTTTTCAAGGCGGCCCCCGCCGTGCAGGTAAAAATCGCCGCGCTCGCCGCCCGCGTCCGTCAGATGAGTCCCGAACCCGCGCCCGCCGGCCCCCGCTGCCCGCCGCCGGCCGGAAAACCGGAAGAGGAAAAACCTCGCCAATCCGAACCGTAGTTTAAAATGTCGCCGCTTGTCTCCCACGCCGTGCTTGAGGAAATCCGTTTGGCAAACGACATTGTCAATGTAGTCGGCTCGTATTTTCAGCTTCAGCGCAGCGGTTCCAATTTCAAGGCGCTCTGCCCCTTTCACAAGGAAAAAACCCCTTCCTTCATGGTCAATCCCCAGCGGCAGATATTCCACTGCTTCGGCTGCGGCGCCGGCGGCGACGTCTTCCGTTTCGTGATGAATTATGAAAAAGTTGATTTTATGACCGCGGTCAAGATGCTGGCGGACCGGGCCAATATCCGGCTGGCGTTTGAATCCGGCGCAAAAGACGATCAGCCGGCCAAGGATGTGCTTTATGAAATCAATGCGCTCGCCGCCCAGCTTTACCATAAAATTCTCCTGCATGATCCCGCCGCGGAAGGGGCCCGCAAGTATCTCGCAAGCCGCGACCTGGGCCGGAAAACCGTGGAAGAATTCCTGGTCGGTTACGCGCCGGACCGTCCGGATACCATCCTGAAATGGGCGGGCAAAAAATACCAGCGTTCCCAGCTTGAGGCGGCCGGGCTTGTTATGCCGCCGGGCGGAGGCCGCGGCGGAGACGGCCGCGCTCCCTGGTATGAACGTTTCCGCGGCCGGCTGATGTTCCCCGTGCGCGACGAGCAGGGCCGCGTGGTGGGGTTCAGCGGGCGTATTCTCAGGGATGATGCGTCCGCGGCCAAGTACGTCAATACGCCCGAAACGCAGCTCTTTCACAAGGGCCGTCTGCTTTATGCCCTGGACAAGGCCCGCCGGACGGTTGTGGAACAGCATGAGGCCGTCGTCTGCGAGGGTCAGATAGACGTGATTCGCTGTCACCTCGCCGGTTTCAACACCGCCGTCGCGGCGCAAGGCACGGCTTTTACCGACGACCACGCGCGCATCCTCAAACGCTATGCCGACGGCGTCGTGCTTGTCTTTGACGCCGATGCCGCCGGCCGGAAGGCGGCGATCCGCGCGGCGGAGGTGTTTTTGCGGGCGGACCTGGCAGTGCGCGTGGCCGTGCTTCCCGAAGGCGACGACCCGGATACCCTGCTGCGGAAAAGCGGCGGTCCCGCCAGGTTCAGGGAGATTCTGGACAGGGCGCAGTCGGCGGTTGATTTCCAGGTTGATGTCTTGAGCGCTGAAACGGACACAATGACCGATGCGGCCATGATGCGCATCAGCGCGGCGGTGATCGCCGCGATCCTGCAGACAGGCAACCCCGTTCTGCGGGCGGGCATGCTGAAAACCGCCGCCGAGCGGCTCGGCCTGCCCGAGAATGCCCTGGCCGCCGAGCTGAACCGCGCCGAAAAGCGCCGGCGGAATTTTTCCGCTCCGGAAATTTCCCGGGAAGGGGATAAAGTGCCGCCGAAAGAAATGGCGCTGGTTGAACATTTGCTCTATGAGCGTAAGCTTGCCGGGCTCGTCAGAAAATATCTGCCTTTAAGCCTCATCACGAACAATGCCTGCCGGCAGATCGCCGCCGTCTGCCTGGAGGCCGACGAAACCGGGCGGGAAGTCATGGACCTTATCGCCGAAAAAGACGACGAGGAACGCGCGCTTTCAAACATGGCGGCGCGCGCTTCCTGCGCGCCCGAAAAAATAAAGAGCGATTTCACCACGCACGAGGAATCGGTCAAATCGCTGATTC
The nucleotide sequence above comes from Kiritimatiellia bacterium. Encoded proteins:
- a CDS encoding CvpA family protein → MKPYIIDLLVVAVILWELLMGLRRGLSGELFRLLVTGLVLAAGLGFYEKFGDMIASHSRLTANPEMAAALAFLLIVVGAGVCFFFLRIICTLLVNVKFNDAFDRPAGAAAGIMRGGLIAALWIFAAGLWPHGQLRQMIRVDSYAGKAVFKAAPAVQVKIAALAARVRQMSPEPAPAGPRCPPPAGKPEEEKPRQSEP
- a CDS encoding tetratricopeptide repeat protein; this encodes MRALEKGRHAESITWFQRALPGITSNNERAIVLNGMGIAYYRLGRKTGAMRLFEESSAADAGAPEPVYNLGIVAWENGDGDKAVACFEKAAILNERDPRALEFLAVIHGRQRQWDDARRVLKEAARHAPSSPRILSSLAVLEVEAGNINRALELLQEALEKDAHYAPAVYNLAVINQRYLRRDDQALPLFTEYSKLAPSGRQGDQVRLIIKNLQNNRPPQPPPAGKPSPAAVSPPAVTAETAEISAAPSRPPAAVPAVVYPSFEELMRVAEKLEKQNRREAAFNNYLRIARAAEQSGRATVANQAVKRAISLAEGNAQAAYDLGVYFAERNKKEEALPYFKAALTQDANPYPAAMALARLALEKNEFDTAIISLKKADELRPEDPEALWLLAGLYDQQLSLTNSAAAAYNQFAARFPHDSRAPEALGRLKAMNFEFKPPENSPVARDGKPRSFWERMFRKQNAARQ
- the dnaG gene encoding DNA primase, which translates into the protein MSPLVSHAVLEEIRLANDIVNVVGSYFQLQRSGSNFKALCPFHKEKTPSFMVNPQRQIFHCFGCGAGGDVFRFVMNYEKVDFMTAVKMLADRANIRLAFESGAKDDQPAKDVLYEINALAAQLYHKILLHDPAAEGARKYLASRDLGRKTVEEFLVGYAPDRPDTILKWAGKKYQRSQLEAAGLVMPPGGGRGGDGRAPWYERFRGRLMFPVRDEQGRVVGFSGRILRDDASAAKYVNTPETQLFHKGRLLYALDKARRTVVEQHEAVVCEGQIDVIRCHLAGFNTAVAAQGTAFTDDHARILKRYADGVVLVFDADAAGRKAAIRAAEVFLRADLAVRVAVLPEGDDPDTLLRKSGGPARFREILDRAQSAVDFQVDVLSAETDTMTDAAMMRISAAVIAAILQTGNPVLRAGMLKTAAERLGLPENALAAELNRAEKRRRNFSAPEISREGDKVPPKEMALVEHLLYERKLAGLVRKYLPLSLITNNACRQIAAVCLEADETGREVMDLIAEKDDEERALSNMAARASCAPEKIKSDFTTHEESVKSLILALRREDLAKQRMEIEKKLQAARIGRPPGDADGGESRRLEIESSQLGYDLQKMRQWDSALPIMELQP
- the waaF gene encoding lipopolysaccharide heptosyltransferase II, encoding MVNGAKRILIVKLSSLGDILHALPAAHCLKNGLPAEIDWVVHPAYAELVKCFSDVSRTLVFPRRGAPAEFIRQTRLLRAEQYEMIIDLQGILKSALVNRLARGKQRIGPSFHREGSFLFYTVVAGKKNKNRHAVDEIMDVARYLHLPLLPPVFPMNIPFQLVSEPAPRIAMLPFSRWPSKNWPCASFARAGRELQENLDASIYIFGAAGDRPAAAEIARELNGRAVNLAGKTTLPQLAGLLREMDLVLTNDSGPMHLAAAFGKPTLALFGPTDPVLTGPYGRNHAVLKGKLHCQPCFSARCRFRDNSCMQTITPETVINTAMDMLGYAVAKERK